The bacterium genomic sequence ACGCCGGGCCTCGGCCTCACTGCCGGGAGTGTCTTCCCACATCTTATCTCTGGAGGCGTGGGGCATGAGGAGCATTTCTGCGCCACGCAACGCAAGAATCCGCGTCACCTCGGGGAACTCATTGTCGTAACAGATCCCAATGCCGACGTGACACTTGCCAATGTCGAACACGTTGATGTCCTGCCCACCCCGGTAATACCGGTTCTCGTCACGCGACATGTGCAACTTACGTTGTTTCCCAAGATAGCCTTCCGGGCCGACCAGTACCTGAGTGTTGTACACAACGTCGCGCTCCCGCTCCGCGAGACCGGCGCAAACGAAGACGCGATGCTGACGAGCGAGCGTGATCAATCGTTGCGTGCTCGGTCCGTCTGGAACAGCCTCCGCCAGGGTGGCCGTGTTCGGGGTGCAATGACCGTGAATGACCAGCTCCGGGAACAGCACGAATTCTGCCTGCTGCGCGACCGCGCGTTCACACCAGTCCTCGATGCCCGCCAGAACGCGTTGTGGTTCGCCCAAGTACCCGTTCATGCTGACGGCCGCGACTCGCAGGGTCTTCATCGTTGCCGTCGCCCGCTCGACGAATGGTGTCGTTGCGGTCAGCCCCGTGGGAGGGCGTCCTTGGGGAACTCCTCCCGTTTCGCGGCGAATTGGACGTAGTCGAGATTTTGCGCTTCGACGCCAAGGTGCCGCAGCATCGCCATCGCCTGGGCGCGGTGGTGAACCTCGTGGAAGAGAAGCTGCGTTGCAAGGTCGGCTTTCGTGGTCGTGGTGACAATAATCTTGTCCGCCTGATCGATCCGCCGCGTCACGGTGTGGTTCCAGTCGGTGATTCCGGCGAGGGTGGCCCGGGTCTCCCCGGCCAGGGCCGTCCATACGCCTTCGAGGTCTCCGAATGTGGGCTGTCGGGTCTCGCTGATCGGGTAGTCGTCCCAGGTGGGGAGGGGCTCCTCCCGTAGGCGTTTGCCATAAAAGTGCTCGACCCGGGCAATCTCGATCAGCGTCCCGCGGAGTGTATAGAGACCGAACGGAAATTGCTGAGTGTACTCCTCTTGACTGAGTGGTCGGACCCATCCAAACAATCTCTGCCGGGCCGCGTTGAGGATGTCGTAGACACGCACAAAGTTCATCGTCCGCCTCCCATATCTATATGTAGGGAGATTGACGTTTTGACGCATGTACTCCTCCCATCAACCCACCTCAGAGTAGTGGAGCGTGGCCGTCGCGTCCTGACTCCTCATCCGCACACGCAGCCAGCGCGGGACCGAGGAACGCGAGCACAAGAGCCAGTGCTACGATAACCTGCAGCATAATCGCCCCCTCCCTTCGTCAGTTGCATGATACGCATGAGCAAGGTGTGCAGCGATGAACCGGTTCACTCCGCCGGTGTAATGTCCATCACAGGGAACTTCCCCGTCGAGCGGGG encodes the following:
- a CDS encoding nitrilase-related carbon-nitrogen hydrolase, encoding MKTLRVAAVSMNGYLGEPQRVLAGIEDWCERAVAQQAEFVLFPELVIHGHCTPNTATLAEAVPDGPSTQRLITLARQHRVFVCAGLAERERDVVYNTQVLVGPEGYLGKQRKLHMSRDENRYYRGGQDINVFDIGKCHVGIGICYDNEFPEVTRILALRGAEMLLMPHASRDKMWEDTPGSEAEARRYMHDHYLPFAMRAIENACYVVLADQAGRAGYVDHYPRDHPNQPHHPGAALIFGPDGSLLASSQTEYIRDEMIMATLDAAMLQQQREHPNYHIRTRRSDLFGELLGGQPLGTRHVGGSKRKT
- a CDS encoding DinB family protein translates to MNFVRVYDILNAARQRLFGWVRPLSQEEYTQQFPFGLYTLRGTLIEIARVEHFYGKRLREEPLPTWDDYPISETRQPTFGDLEGVWTALAGETRATLAGITDWNHTVTRRIDQADKIIVTTTTKADLATQLLFHEVHHRAQAMAMLRHLGVEAQNLDYVQFAAKREEFPKDALPRG